A stretch of the Marivirga tractuosa DSM 4126 genome encodes the following:
- the rsmH gene encoding 16S rRNA (cytosine(1402)-N(4))-methyltransferase RsmH, with protein MSEYHEPVMLQQCLDGLAIKPNGIYVDLTFGGGGHSKAILEKLTDGKLLGFDQDQDAEVNAEAINHPGFEFVQANFRFVKKYLKLYRIKQVDGVLADLGVSSHQFNKAERGFSTRFDAELDMRMDQHAPVTAKEVINEYSESDLHKIFGLYGEVRNAKTLASAIVSARAASPINTIGELKEILARFAKRGRENKYYAQVFQALRIEVNEELKALEEALLQMEEVIKPGGRLVVMSYHSLEDRLVKNYINKGKLDGEEEKDFYGNVLKPFKSVNRKPITAEEEELENNNRARSAKLRIAEKL; from the coding sequence ATGAGCGAATATCACGAACCGGTTATGTTACAGCAGTGTCTGGATGGATTGGCTATTAAGCCCAATGGAATCTATGTGGATTTAACTTTCGGGGGAGGGGGTCATTCTAAAGCTATTTTAGAAAAGCTAACGGATGGAAAATTATTGGGCTTTGATCAAGATCAGGATGCAGAAGTAAACGCTGAAGCTATCAATCATCCAGGTTTTGAGTTTGTACAAGCAAATTTTCGGTTCGTAAAAAAATATTTGAAATTATACCGCATCAAACAAGTTGATGGTGTGCTAGCTGATTTGGGAGTTTCTTCGCATCAGTTTAATAAAGCTGAAAGAGGGTTTTCTACTCGTTTCGATGCTGAATTGGACATGCGGATGGATCAGCATGCTCCAGTAACAGCTAAGGAAGTTATAAATGAATATAGCGAGTCGGATTTACATAAGATTTTCGGGCTTTACGGAGAGGTTCGGAATGCTAAGACTTTAGCTTCTGCTATTGTTTCTGCAAGAGCCGCAAGTCCTATCAATACCATAGGAGAACTAAAAGAGATTTTAGCAAGATTTGCTAAGCGAGGAAGAGAAAATAAATATTATGCACAAGTTTTTCAGGCGCTCAGAATTGAAGTGAATGAGGAGCTAAAAGCTTTAGAAGAAGCTTTATTACAGATGGAAGAAGTAATTAAGCCCGGTGGTCGATTGGTAGTCATGAGCTATCACAGTCTGGAGGATAGGTTAGTGAAAAACTACATCAATAAGGGGAAATTGGATGGCGAAGAAGAAAAGGATTTCTATGGAAATGTTTTGAAGCCATTTAAATCCGTTAATAGAAAACCTATAACTGCAGAGGAAGAGGAGTTAGAGAATAATAATAGAGCAAGAAGTGCAAAATTAAGAATAGCTGAAAAGTTATGA
- a CDS encoding FtsL-like putative cell division protein: MSENTFKQKDKNKEKNAASGSIFSKLDRALGGNNAEGGLPVHYLPYVLFLVAIGIFYIGNSHYADKTTRKIDKLHQEVEDLRADYTTLKSEYMFAAKQSEVAKKVKKLGLQESEKPPFKIIVEKGEY; the protein is encoded by the coding sequence ATGAGCGAGAATACTTTTAAACAGAAAGATAAAAACAAGGAAAAGAACGCAGCTTCAGGAAGTATTTTCTCAAAGCTGGATAGAGCTTTAGGAGGTAATAATGCAGAAGGAGGATTGCCTGTGCACTATCTACCTTATGTTTTATTCTTAGTGGCGATTGGTATTTTTTATATAGGGAATAGCCACTATGCAGATAAAACTACTCGTAAAATCGATAAGCTTCACCAGGAAGTGGAAGACTTACGAGCAGATTATACGACATTGAAATCAGAATATATGTTTGCTGCCAAGCAATCTGAAGTGGCAAAGAAAGTAAAGAAGTTAGGGTTACAGGAATCAGAAAAACCACCATTTAAAATTATAGTAGAAAAAGGTGAATATTAA
- a CDS encoding penicillin-binding protein, translating into MNIKKSILLRVRLAFLAIVIFAGAIMYQIFHIQWMEGDKWQKMAEEITMSYQEVKATRGNIYSDNGSLLATSLPFYKVAFDPTIADEQLFNENIDSLSLMLSKSFGQSSTYYKQKITSARQKGKQYIFLSNDLIGYQKKKEMETWPIFRDGRLGGGVIFTKTDKRFRPFSNLAFRTIGFLNENDYGAGLEYSFNKYLAGTNGKALFQKISGSSWRPINDGSEIRPKDGFDIQTTIDINLQDVSESALLSHLMQHNADMGCVVVMEVKTGEIKAISNLKKLSNGKYGEVYNYAVGSHGLREPGSTFKLASYMALLEEKNIQLTDSIETGNGELKFYKEKVRDHKPGGYGKISILDAFEKSSNIAIAKLIDETFRENPQRFLDYLKTMGLTQPLGFQMVGEGKPNIPPIKQWSGITLPWMAYGYGLELTPLHTLTLFNAVANNGKMIRPLLVKSIKKTDKEINTFKTSVISNQICSKETLDKLKIMLEGVVQNGTASNINNAEYKIAGKTGTAQSLKDGRYVRQYYTSFAGYFPADNPKYSAIVVMDNPKGYQQYGSDVAAPVFKEIADKIYALDLNMHEEYQLAEKPETGIFPVVQAGNRNDLSSMLNYLGVSNHSDEQELEWVRASIHNNSIKWEPNNQHQQGLVPDVRGMTLRDALFLLENTGLKVVVKGEKGRVSKQSQYPGSRALKGSTIKLEIG; encoded by the coding sequence GTGAATATTAAGAAGTCCATATTGCTCAGAGTACGATTAGCATTTTTGGCAATTGTCATTTTTGCTGGAGCTATTATGTACCAGATTTTCCACATCCAATGGATGGAAGGGGATAAATGGCAAAAGATGGCTGAAGAAATTACTATGAGCTATCAGGAAGTGAAAGCTACTCGTGGCAATATTTATTCTGATAATGGGAGCTTATTAGCAACTTCTCTGCCTTTTTATAAGGTAGCATTTGATCCTACCATAGCTGATGAACAATTATTTAATGAAAACATTGATTCTTTAAGCTTGATGCTATCCAAAAGTTTCGGGCAATCTTCTACTTATTATAAACAAAAAATCACTTCAGCTAGACAAAAGGGTAAACAGTATATTTTCCTTTCAAATGATTTGATTGGTTACCAGAAAAAGAAAGAAATGGAGACATGGCCTATTTTCCGTGACGGAAGATTGGGTGGTGGAGTTATTTTTACTAAAACAGACAAGCGATTCAGGCCTTTTTCGAATTTGGCTTTTAGAACTATCGGCTTTTTAAACGAAAATGATTATGGAGCTGGACTTGAATATAGCTTCAATAAATATTTAGCAGGAACAAATGGGAAAGCATTGTTTCAAAAAATATCAGGAAGTAGTTGGCGACCAATTAATGATGGTTCGGAAATACGGCCAAAAGATGGTTTTGATATTCAAACTACGATTGATATCAATTTACAAGATGTTTCTGAATCGGCCTTATTAAGCCATTTGATGCAACATAATGCCGATATGGGATGCGTAGTGGTGATGGAAGTGAAAACAGGAGAAATCAAAGCTATTTCTAATTTGAAAAAGCTTTCCAATGGGAAATATGGAGAGGTTTATAATTATGCGGTAGGAAGTCATGGATTACGGGAGCCCGGTTCAACTTTCAAATTAGCTTCTTATATGGCCTTGTTAGAAGAAAAGAATATCCAACTGACGGATTCTATTGAAACTGGAAATGGTGAATTAAAATTTTACAAAGAAAAAGTAAGAGACCATAAACCAGGAGGTTACGGAAAAATTTCCATTCTTGATGCTTTCGAAAAATCATCAAACATAGCCATTGCTAAACTAATAGATGAAACATTCAGGGAGAATCCGCAACGCTTCTTGGATTACCTAAAAACAATGGGCTTAACCCAGCCATTAGGTTTTCAAATGGTAGGAGAAGGGAAACCCAATATCCCACCTATCAAGCAGTGGAGTGGTATTACTTTGCCATGGATGGCATACGGGTATGGATTGGAATTAACGCCTCTACATACCCTTACCTTATTTAATGCAGTTGCTAATAATGGGAAAATGATTCGTCCGCTATTAGTGAAATCCATTAAAAAGACTGATAAGGAGATAAATACTTTTAAAACTAGTGTGATTAGTAATCAGATTTGCTCAAAAGAAACCCTAGATAAATTGAAAATCATGCTGGAAGGGGTGGTTCAAAATGGTACTGCTTCTAACATTAATAACGCAGAATATAAAATTGCAGGGAAAACAGGAACGGCTCAAAGCTTGAAAGATGGTCGTTATGTTCGTCAATATTATACTTCCTTTGCTGGTTACTTTCCAGCGGATAATCCTAAATATTCAGCAATAGTGGTAATGGATAATCCCAAAGGATATCAGCAGTATGGATCTGATGTAGCAGCTCCTGTTTTTAAGGAAATTGCAGATAAAATTTATGCTTTGGATTTGAATATGCACGAAGAATATCAATTAGCTGAAAAGCCTGAAACTGGTATTTTCCCTGTGGTGCAGGCTGGTAATAGAAACGATTTGTCCTCCATGTTAAATTATTTAGGAGTATCGAATCACAGTGATGAGCAAGAGTTGGAGTGGGTGCGAGCATCAATTCACAATAATTCCATTAAATGGGAACCAAATAATCAGCATCAGCAAGGTTTAGTGCCAGATGTAAGAGGAATGACCTTAAGAGATGCCTTGTTTCTATTAGAGAATACAGGCTTAAAAGTAGTGGTGAAAGGTGAAAAAGGAAGGGTGTCTAAACAATCACAATACCCAGGATCAAGAGCTTTAAAAGGTAGTACAATAAAACTAGAAATAGGTTAG
- a CDS encoding UDP-N-acetylmuramoyl-L-alanyl-D-glutamate--2,6-diaminopimelate ligase, giving the protein MANLKDILYKVKLISVSGATDIAIDAIQFDSRIVGAGDVFVAIKGTQVDGHEYISKAIEQGAVAIVCEDIPSDIHPQVTYVQTDNSAKALGVMAANYFGHPSEKLKLIAVTGTNGKTTTVSLLHQLFMNLGYHTGMISTVQNQINNAVIPATHTTPDALQLNSLLKKMVDSGCNIVFMEASSHAIEQERMAGLKLAGAVFTNISHEHLDYHKTFDNYIKAKKKLFDDLPSDAFALVNVDDKRGMVMLQNCKASKYTYSLKMMAIYKAKVLSNSIQGLELNIDQKDVWFRQIGYFNAYNLLAAYATAHLLEEESEEVLMNLSQIELKNGRFEQVPNNAGITAVVDYAHTPDALENVLQTIDNFRTGNEQVLTVVGCGGNRDTTKRPLMAEIACRFSDRVILTSDNPRFEEPEAIIADMQKGVPVSQVRKVTNLPDRKEAIKLACSFAQKGDIILVAGKGHETYQEIKGERSHFDDKEVVREMLSLIHNK; this is encoded by the coding sequence GTGGCGAATTTAAAAGACATATTATATAAGGTAAAATTAATCAGCGTTTCTGGAGCTACTGATATTGCTATTGATGCTATTCAGTTTGATTCTAGGATTGTGGGTGCCGGAGATGTATTTGTTGCAATAAAAGGAACACAGGTTGATGGTCATGAATATATTTCTAAAGCCATTGAACAGGGAGCTGTAGCGATAGTTTGTGAAGACATACCTTCGGATATCCACCCTCAGGTGACTTATGTGCAAACTGACAATTCAGCTAAAGCGCTTGGGGTTATGGCGGCCAACTATTTCGGGCATCCATCAGAGAAATTAAAATTAATTGCGGTAACGGGTACCAATGGAAAAACCACAACCGTGAGTTTGTTACATCAGTTGTTCATGAATTTGGGCTATCATACTGGTATGATTTCTACAGTCCAAAATCAGATTAATAATGCGGTTATTCCTGCAACACATACGACTCCTGATGCACTTCAGCTGAATTCCCTACTTAAAAAAATGGTGGATTCTGGCTGTAATATTGTTTTCATGGAAGCCAGCAGCCATGCTATCGAACAAGAAAGGATGGCGGGTTTAAAATTAGCTGGAGCTGTTTTCACCAATATTTCCCATGAGCATTTAGATTATCATAAAACATTTGATAATTACATAAAAGCCAAAAAGAAACTATTTGATGATTTGCCTTCCGATGCTTTTGCTTTGGTAAATGTGGATGATAAAAGAGGTATGGTGATGTTGCAAAATTGTAAAGCCTCAAAGTATACTTATTCATTAAAAATGATGGCGATTTATAAAGCCAAAGTTTTAAGTAATTCAATACAAGGGTTGGAGCTTAATATTGACCAAAAAGATGTTTGGTTTAGACAAATTGGCTATTTCAATGCTTATAATTTGTTAGCAGCTTATGCCACTGCACATTTATTGGAAGAAGAAAGTGAAGAGGTATTAATGAATCTATCCCAAATCGAATTAAAGAATGGGCGATTTGAGCAAGTACCTAATAATGCAGGAATTACGGCAGTAGTAGATTATGCACATACTCCGGACGCATTGGAGAATGTGTTGCAAACCATTGATAATTTTAGGACTGGCAATGAGCAAGTTTTAACTGTCGTAGGCTGTGGGGGAAATAGAGATACAACCAAAAGACCTTTAATGGCTGAAATAGCTTGCAGATTTAGTGATAGAGTGATTCTAACATCGGATAATCCAAGGTTTGAAGAACCAGAAGCTATCATTGCTGATATGCAAAAAGGTGTTCCAGTTTCTCAGGTGAGAAAAGTAACGAATCTTCCAGACCGAAAAGAAGCCATAAAATTGGCTTGCAGTTTCGCTCAAAAGGGAGATATCATATTAGTGGCAGGAAAAGGTCATGAGACTTATCAGGAAATAAAAGGCGAGAGAAGTCATTTCGATGATAAGGAAGTAGTACGTGAAATGTTGAGTTTAATACATAATAAATAA
- the mraY gene encoding phospho-N-acetylmuramoyl-pentapeptide-transferase, whose amino-acid sequence MLYYLFDFLNKKMDLLGAGVFQYISFRAGMATLFSLLITITFGKQLINKLRRKQVGETVRDLGLDGQIEKAGTPTMGGIMIILAIVIPVLLFSKIDNIYIILLLVSTVWMGLIGFLDDYIKVFKKNKEGLQGKFKIFGQIGLGLIVGLTLFYHPDVTVREFVTPVSVSEGVEMVAETSYDDVKSMVTTIPFFKNNEFDYSSILPFLPDWSTVVIYVLIVIFIVTAVSNGANITDGIDGLAAGTSAIIGLALAIFAYVSGNAIFSQYLNIMFIPNSGEIVIFCAAFVGACVGFLWYNTHPAQVFMGDTGSLSIGGIIAVLALVIRKELLIPVLCGIFLIENLSVIIQVSYFKYTKKKYGEGKRIFLMSPLHHHYQKKGIHESKIVNRFWIVGILLAIISVATLKLR is encoded by the coding sequence GTGTTATATTATTTATTCGACTTCTTAAATAAAAAAATGGACTTGCTTGGGGCAGGGGTGTTTCAATATATCTCCTTCAGAGCTGGTATGGCTACACTTTTTTCTTTATTGATTACCATCACCTTTGGTAAGCAATTGATCAATAAATTAAGAAGAAAACAAGTTGGGGAAACTGTTCGTGATTTAGGACTTGATGGTCAGATTGAAAAGGCCGGCACTCCAACAATGGGTGGAATCATGATTATTCTGGCTATTGTAATTCCTGTTTTACTTTTCTCTAAAATTGATAACATATATATTATTCTTCTATTGGTTTCCACCGTTTGGATGGGTTTAATTGGCTTTTTGGATGATTATATTAAAGTATTTAAAAAGAATAAGGAGGGACTTCAAGGCAAGTTTAAAATTTTCGGTCAAATCGGTTTAGGGCTAATTGTAGGTCTAACTTTATTTTATCATCCAGACGTTACCGTTAGAGAATTTGTGACACCAGTCAGTGTTTCCGAAGGTGTTGAAATGGTGGCTGAAACTTCCTATGATGATGTCAAGTCAATGGTCACTACTATTCCTTTTTTTAAGAATAATGAATTTGACTATAGCAGTATTTTACCTTTTCTTCCTGATTGGTCTACAGTTGTTATTTATGTCTTGATTGTAATCTTTATAGTGACGGCTGTTAGTAATGGTGCAAATATTACTGATGGTATTGACGGATTGGCTGCCGGGACATCAGCTATTATCGGACTAGCGTTAGCAATTTTTGCTTATGTATCGGGTAATGCCATTTTTTCACAGTATCTCAATATTATGTTTATTCCTAACAGTGGGGAAATTGTGATTTTCTGTGCTGCTTTCGTGGGAGCTTGTGTGGGTTTTTTATGGTACAATACTCACCCTGCTCAAGTATTTATGGGAGACACAGGAAGCTTATCGATTGGAGGCATAATAGCTGTTTTAGCATTAGTCATTAGAAAAGAATTATTGATTCCTGTTTTATGCGGGATTTTCTTAATTGAGAATCTTTCTGTAATTATTCAGGTGAGCTATTTTAAATATACGAAGAAGAAGTATGGTGAAGGTAAAAGGATATTCTTAATGTCCCCCTTGCATCACCATTATCAAAAGAAAGGAATTCATGAATCTAAAATTGTAAACCGCTTTTGGATTGTAGGCATTTTATTAGCCATTATTTCAGTAGCAACATTGAAGCTTAGATAG
- the murD gene encoding UDP-N-acetylmuramoyl-L-alanine--D-glutamate ligase: protein MKERIIILGAGESGTGAALLAKAKGYDVFVSDFGVISEGNKASLYQAEVSFEEGKHTEDLILNAYKIIKSPGIAPNVEIVKKALGKNIPVIDELEFAFGFTKGKIIAITGTNGKSTTTMLTYHLLKEAGLSVGLGGNIGKSMAGQLVDIDFDWWVLECSSFQIDGFVNFKPHIAILLNITPDHLDRYDYKVENYVASKFSLFKNQGKEDFALLYTEDKLIHDYQVKHPFSSKLLEFKFEDIPYEGAYANPSGIIVNLDKQRHTFSQDLLTIKGKHNQTNAMASILTAKLTKIKNDKISESLPKFKSIQHRLESVGNIHGIEFINDSKATNVDAVYYALDAFTRPIIWIVGGVDKGNDYSQLDAVSTNVKAIICLGKDNEKIKEHFKSRCPIIEETQSMQDAVEMGYKLSKDREVVLLSPACASFDLFKNYEDRGNQFRLAFQLLEREIELKKLSQ, encoded by the coding sequence ATGAAAGAACGAATCATCATATTGGGAGCAGGAGAAAGCGGAACCGGTGCTGCTTTGCTGGCAAAAGCAAAGGGATATGATGTTTTTGTGTCTGATTTTGGAGTCATAAGTGAAGGCAATAAAGCTAGCTTGTATCAAGCTGAAGTTTCTTTTGAGGAAGGGAAGCATACTGAAGATTTAATATTAAATGCCTATAAAATTATTAAAAGCCCTGGTATTGCGCCAAATGTTGAGATTGTAAAAAAGGCTTTAGGTAAAAATATTCCTGTAATTGATGAACTGGAATTTGCTTTTGGATTTACAAAAGGAAAAATCATTGCCATAACGGGCACTAATGGTAAATCTACTACCACTATGCTGACTTATCATCTGCTGAAAGAGGCTGGACTATCAGTAGGATTAGGCGGAAATATAGGTAAAAGTATGGCAGGGCAATTAGTAGACATTGATTTTGATTGGTGGGTATTAGAGTGCAGCAGTTTTCAGATTGATGGCTTTGTCAATTTTAAACCACACATCGCTATTTTACTAAACATCACGCCTGATCATCTGGACAGGTACGATTATAAAGTTGAAAATTATGTAGCATCAAAATTCTCTTTATTCAAGAATCAAGGAAAAGAAGATTTTGCGCTATTGTATACAGAGGATAAACTGATACATGATTACCAAGTCAAACATCCGTTTTCTTCCAAATTATTAGAATTTAAATTTGAAGATATACCCTATGAAGGAGCCTATGCTAATCCATCTGGTATTATCGTCAATCTAGATAAACAAAGACATACTTTTTCACAAGACTTACTAACTATAAAAGGAAAACATAACCAGACTAATGCCATGGCTTCTATTTTAACTGCTAAACTCACTAAAATTAAGAATGATAAAATTTCGGAAAGCCTTCCGAAATTTAAAAGTATTCAACACCGATTGGAATCTGTTGGGAATATTCATGGAATCGAATTTATAAATGATTCTAAAGCTACCAATGTTGATGCTGTTTACTATGCTTTGGATGCTTTCACCAGACCAATAATATGGATAGTGGGTGGTGTAGATAAAGGAAATGATTATAGTCAATTGGATGCAGTGAGTACAAATGTGAAAGCTATTATTTGTCTTGGAAAAGATAATGAGAAGATCAAGGAGCATTTCAAAAGTAGATGCCCGATAATAGAAGAAACACAATCTATGCAGGATGCTGTAGAAATGGGATATAAGTTATCTAAGGACAGGGAAGTCGTTTTGCTTTCTCCTGCTTGTGCTAGCTTTGATTTATTTAAGAATTATGAAGATAGAGGGAATCAATTCCGATTAGCATTCCAATTATTGGAAAGAGAAATAGAACTGAAAAAATTATCGCAGTAA
- a CDS encoding FtsW/RodA/SpoVE family cell cycle protein gives MINIQNIKAWTDKHLKGDPVIWSVVFALGMLSILVVYSATGTIAYFKYGGNTEYYLLRHSFLVFLSFFAMWVAHKVDYRYYSKISRLALWLSVPLLIFAWQFGVNLNSASRWITIPFINQSFQPSDLAKLALIINLAGMLSKRQQNIHDFKKALIPMLLWCGVICGLIAMTNLSTAILLFLTCMLLLFIGRIPVKYLAMLAFVGVFAVSIAMVVGQRGETAISRVENFINKENIPFQAQQSYIAVATGGVTGKGPGNSSQRNFLPEAFSDFIFAIVVEEYGMIGAGIVILLYLTLLYRGMKAAAASGRAYGGLLSAGLSFAIVIQAMVNMGVAVGLGPITGLPLPLLSMGGTSLLFTGLAMGIILSVSRGEIEETPDALSKKQFSNLPKKEAA, from the coding sequence ATGATAAATATTCAAAACATAAAGGCTTGGACTGATAAGCACCTAAAAGGAGACCCCGTAATTTGGTCGGTGGTTTTCGCTTTGGGTATGCTCAGTATTTTAGTGGTTTATAGTGCAACTGGTACTATTGCTTATTTCAAATATGGAGGCAATACGGAATACTATTTACTACGCCATAGCTTTTTAGTGTTTTTGAGTTTCTTTGCTATGTGGGTGGCTCATAAGGTAGATTATAGATATTATTCCAAAATATCGCGCTTGGCTTTATGGCTTTCAGTTCCGCTTTTGATATTTGCTTGGCAGTTTGGTGTGAATTTGAATAGCGCTTCAAGATGGATCACTATTCCTTTTATTAATCAATCATTCCAGCCATCTGATTTAGCAAAATTAGCCTTGATTATCAATTTGGCTGGGATGTTATCTAAGAGGCAGCAAAATATTCATGACTTTAAAAAGGCATTGATTCCTATGTTGTTATGGTGTGGTGTCATCTGTGGTTTAATAGCCATGACTAATTTATCCACGGCTATATTATTATTCTTGACCTGTATGTTGCTTTTATTCATAGGTAGAATTCCGGTTAAATATTTAGCAATGCTAGCTTTTGTTGGTGTTTTTGCAGTAAGTATTGCTATGGTGGTAGGACAGAGGGGTGAAACCGCTATTAGCCGTGTTGAGAATTTTATTAACAAAGAAAATATTCCTTTTCAAGCGCAACAGTCTTATATAGCAGTTGCAACTGGCGGAGTAACAGGAAAAGGACCTGGGAATAGTAGTCAGCGAAACTTTTTACCTGAAGCTTTTTCGGATTTTATATTTGCCATTGTGGTTGAAGAATATGGAATGATAGGGGCAGGGATTGTAATTCTATTATATCTCACTTTACTGTATAGAGGCATGAAAGCTGCCGCTGCCAGTGGTAGGGCTTATGGTGGATTACTCTCTGCAGGCTTAAGTTTTGCCATTGTCATTCAGGCTATGGTGAATATGGGTGTAGCAGTTGGCTTAGGGCCAATAACGGGTTTACCACTTCCACTTTTAAGTATGGGAGGAACCTCGCTTTTATTTACAGGTTTGGCAATGGGTATTATTTTGAGCGTAAGTCGCGGAGAAATTGAAGAAACGCCCGATGCGCTGAGTAAGAAGCAATTTTCTAATTTACCTAAAAAAGAAGCAGCCTAA
- the murG gene encoding undecaprenyldiphospho-muramoylpentapeptide beta-N-acetylglucosaminyltransferase, with the protein MDMQKPYRFILSGGGTGGHIFPALAIADEIKKQLPNAEILFVGAEGKMEMQKVPEAGYKIFGLPIAGIQRSLTLKNLSFPFKLLNSLRQAKKIVKNFKPDAVIGVGGYASGPTLRAASNLGIPCLLQEQNSYAGLTNKWLKKKVKQICVAYEGMDKYFPASKLNLTGNPIRKNLLDLPDRSKAMKSFDLDESKKTILVLGGSLGARTINESIAQNLDILEKEDCQVLWQTGKLYHNEMLTRFENADKKQLKVLEFIKNMDEAYAAADIIITRAGALSVSELQVVGKPVIFVPSPNVAEDHQTKNAQALTQEDAALMVTDAQAVKELLPKAFELLKDTEKQKQLSENIKKMAKPKATENIVSIIFKMIE; encoded by the coding sequence ATGGATATGCAAAAACCATATCGATTTATTTTAAGCGGGGGCGGCACAGGTGGTCACATTTTTCCTGCCTTGGCAATTGCGGATGAAATCAAAAAGCAGCTACCAAATGCAGAAATTCTTTTTGTGGGAGCTGAAGGTAAAATGGAAATGCAAAAAGTGCCAGAAGCGGGCTATAAGATTTTTGGATTACCAATAGCGGGTATTCAGAGAAGTTTGACTTTGAAAAATTTGAGCTTCCCTTTTAAGCTTTTGAATAGCTTAAGGCAAGCTAAAAAAATAGTAAAGAATTTTAAGCCTGATGCCGTAATTGGTGTAGGAGGTTATGCAAGTGGGCCAACCTTAAGAGCGGCTTCCAATTTAGGAATTCCGTGTCTCTTGCAAGAACAGAATTCTTATGCTGGCTTAACGAATAAATGGCTTAAAAAGAAAGTAAAGCAGATTTGCGTTGCTTATGAAGGAATGGATAAATATTTTCCAGCCTCAAAATTGAATTTAACTGGAAACCCAATAAGGAAAAACCTATTGGATTTACCTGATAGATCAAAAGCTATGAAAAGCTTTGATTTAGACGAAAGTAAAAAGACAATTTTGGTTTTAGGCGGAAGCTTGGGAGCAAGAACCATAAATGAAAGTATAGCGCAAAATCTAGATATATTAGAAAAAGAAGATTGTCAGGTACTTTGGCAAACAGGCAAGCTTTATCATAACGAAATGCTGACTCGATTTGAAAATGCTGATAAAAAGCAATTGAAAGTTCTGGAGTTTATCAAAAATATGGATGAAGCTTATGCTGCTGCTGATATTATTATAACAAGAGCGGGTGCTTTATCAGTTTCTGAATTGCAAGTTGTTGGTAAGCCAGTGATTTTTGTGCCTTCGCCAAATGTGGCGGAAGACCATCAAACGAAAAATGCTCAAGCATTAACTCAAGAAGATGCAGCCTTAATGGTAACGGATGCTCAGGCTGTTAAGGAGTTGTTACCGAAGGCTTTTGAATTATTAAAAGATACTGAAAAGCAAAAGCAGCTTTCTGAAAACATAAAAAAGATGGCTAAACCAAAAGCTACAGAAAATATAGTGTCGATTATTTTTAAAATGATTGAATGA